The sequence below is a genomic window from Longimicrobiaceae bacterium.
TCCATGCCCAGGATGGCGATGATGTCCTGCAGCTCCTTGTAGCGCTGGAGGATGCGCTGCACCGAGGTGGCCACGTCGTAGTGCCGCTGGCCCACGTACTGGGGGTCCATGATGCGGCTGGTGGAGTCGAGCGGGTCCACCGCCGGGTAGATGCCCAGCTCCGAGATGGCGCGCGAGAGCACCGTCGTGGCGTCCAGGTGGGCGAAGGCCGTCGCGGGCGCCGGGTCGGTGAGGTCGTCGGCCGGCACGTAGATGGCCTGCACCGAGGTGATGGAGCCGTTGCGGGTGGAAGTGATCCGCTCCTGCAGCTGGCCCATCTCGGTGGCCAGCGTGGGCTGGTAGCCCACGGCGCTGGGCATGCGGCCCAGGAGCGCCGACACCTCGGAGCCCGCCTGCGTGAAGCGGAAGATGTTGTCCACGAAGAAGAGCACGTCCTGGTTCTCCACGTCGCGGAAGTACTCCGCCACGGTGAGGCCCGTGAGCGCCACGCGCAGGCGGGCGCCCGGCGGCTCGTTCATCTGGCCGTACACGAGGGCCACCGAGCTCTCGGCCAGGTTCTCCTCGTTGATCAGCTTGCTCTCGATGAACTCGAGCCACAGGTCGGTGCCCTCGCGGGTCCGCTCGCCCACGCCCGCGAACACCGAGCGGCCGCCGTGGCCCATGGCGATGTTGTGGATGAGCTCCTGGATGACCACCGTCTTGCCCACGCCGGCGCCGCCGAAGAGGCCGATCTTGCCGCCCTTCACGTACGGGGTGAGCAGGTCCACCACCTTGATGCCCGTCTCCAGGATCTCGGCCTTGCTCTCGAGGTCCACGAACTTGGGCGCCTCGCGGTGGATGGCCCAGCGCAGCGCGCCGGCCGGCATGGCGCCGCGCTCGTCAACCGGCTCGCCGAGGACGTTGAGGATGCGGCCCAGGGCGTTGGCGCCCACCGGCACGGTGATGCTGCTGCCGCTGTCCACCACCTCCATGCCGCGCACCACGCCGTCGGTGGCGCTCATGGCCACCGCGCGCACCTGGTTGCGGCCGATGTGCTGCTGCACCTCGAGCGTCACGTCGATGGCCGCCCGCCCCTCGGCGGCCGGGTAGGCGATGCGCACGGCGTTGTAGATGTCGGGCAGGGTCTCGAACTCGGCGTCGATCACGGGTCCGATGACCTGGACCACCTTGCCGACGTTCGCGGCGCCGGCCGGGACGGTGGCCTTCTCGGGGGCAATGGCTGCCATCTATCTGTCTCCTTGTCGGTGTTCCGTCGCTAATCCAGCGCCGCAGCGCCGCCGACGATCTCGGCGATCTCCTGCGTGATGGCGGCCTGCCGGACCCGGTTGTAGGTCCGCGTCAGGGCTTCGAGCATGTCGCCCGCGTTGTCCGTGGCGTTCTTCATGGCCGTGCGCTGCGAGCCCTGGAAGCCCGCCGCGCTCTCCACCAGCGCGCGGTACACGCTGTTGCGCACGTACAGCGGCAGGATGGCGCCAAGGATCTCGTCGGCGCCGGGCTCCAGCACGTAGTCGACCGCCGGGCCCTTCTCGGCCCCTTCCGGCGTCTGCACCGGGAGGAGCTGGAGGGTGGTGGGTGGGGTGCTGAGCGCCGAGTTGAACTTGGCGTACACCAGGTGCACCGCGTCCAGCTCGCCGCGGGCGAACTCGTCCATGAGCGTGCCCACGATGCGCTCGGCGTCGGCGGCGCCGGGGCGGTCGCCGATGTCGGTGATCTGGGTGCGCATGGGCTCGCCCAGGAAGCGGAAGAAGGAGACGCCCTTCTTGCCCGCCACGTGCAGCTCGGTGTGGGCGCCGCTCGCGCGCAGGTCGCGCAGCAGGCCGCGCGCTTCCTTGATCAGGTTGGTGTTGAAGGCGCCGGCCAGGCCGCGGTTGGCGGTGAGCAGCACCACCGCGGCGCGGCCCACCGTCTCCGGCTGCCGCAGCAGCGGGTAGCGCGCCGCCAGCTCCGGGGTGAGGATGCGGCGGATCACCTCGGTCAGCTTCTCGGCGTACGGGCGCGCCGCCTCCACGCGGTCCTGCGCGCGCTTCAGCTTGGACGTGGCCACCATCTCCATCGTCCGCGTGATCTTGCGCGTGTTCTGGACCGAGCGGATCCGGCCCTTCAGTTCTCTGGCCTTGGCCATGTCGTCTCGCTAGTTGTGCGGGCGGACGCTGCTCAGTAGCTCTGGCGGGCGCCGGCGGCGTTCGCCTCGGGGCGCTGGGCCAGCTGCAGCTGCTCGTCCGACATGTGGCGGTCGGCGTCGGTCTCGTTCAGGATCGCCGAGTTCGCGTAGGTGTCGGTGCCCACCGGCGAGTGCGGGTCGGCGAAGAGCTGGGCGTAGTGCTTGATGGCCTCCACCAGCGCCTTCTCGGTGTCGGCGCTCAGGTCCTTCGCGTCGCGGATGGCGGCCAGGACCTGGGGGTGCTGCGCGCGCAGGTAGACGTGGAAGTCGCGCTCCCACACCCGGATCTGCGCCACGTCCACCTCGTCGAGGTAGCCGTTGGTCAGCGCGTAGATGATCGCGACCTGGTGCTCGACCGGCATGGGCGAGTACTGCGGCTGCTTCAGCACCTCGACCGAGCGGGCGCCGCGCGCCAGCTGGCGCTGCGTGACGGCGTCGAGCTCGGAGCCGAAGGCGGCGAACGCCTCGAGCTCGCGGTACTGCGCCAGCTCGCCCTTGAGCTTGCCGGCCACCTTCTTCATCGCCTTGACCTGCGCCGCGCCGCCCACGCGCGACACCGAGATGCCCACGTTCACCGCCGGCCGCACGCCCGAGTAGAAGAGGTTCGACTCGAGGAAGATCTGGCCGTCGGTGATGGAGATCACGTTGGTCGGGATGTACGCCGACACGTCGCCGGCCTGCGTCTCGATGATGGGGAGCGCGGTCAGCGACCCGCCGCCCATCTCGTCCGAGAGCTTGGCCGCGCGCTCCAGCAGGCGCGAGTGCAGGTAGAACACGTCGCCCGGGTACGCCTCGCGGCCCGGCGGGCGGCGCAGGACGAGCGACATCTGGCGGTACGCCACGGCCTGCTTGGAGAGGTCGTCGTACACGCAGAGCGTCGCCTTGCCCTTGCCGGCCTCGTCCTTCGTGTACATGAAGTACTCGGCCAGCGCGGTGCCCGAGTACGGCGCGATGTACTGGATCGCGGCCGAGTCCGAGGCCGAGGCGGCGACGATGATGGTGTAGCCCATGGCGCCGGCGTCGGTCAGGCGCTGCACCACGCCCGCGATGGTCGAGTTCTTCTGGCCGATGGCCACGTACACGCAGACGACGTCGTTGCCCTTCTGGTTGATGATCGCGTCCACCGCGATCGCCGTCTTGCCCGTGCCGCGGTCGCCGATGATCAGCTCGCGCTGGCCGCGCCCGATGGGGATCAGGGCGTCGATGGCCTTGATGCCCGTCTGCATGGGCTCCTTCACCGGCTGCCGCAGCACGATGCCGGGCGCCACGATGTCCACCTGGCGGCGGCCCGCGGGGTGGATGGGGCCCTTGCCGTCGACCGGCTCGCCCAGCGGGTTGACCACGCGGCCCAGGAACTCGGGGCCCACGGGGATGTCGAGCACGCGCGTGGTGCGGCGCACCTGGTCGCCCTCCTGGATCCCCGTCCAGTCGCCGAGGATCACGGCGCCGATGTTGTCCTCTTCCAGATTGAGCGCCAGCGCGGTGACCACGGCGCCGGTGTGGCGGGCGGTGATCTCGAGCATCTCGCTGGCCATGGTGCCCATGAGGCCGTAGATGCGGGCGATGCCGTCCTTGACCTCGAGGATCTCGCCGATCTGCTCGCCGCGGAGGTCCTCGCGGTAGTGCTCGATCTCGCCGAGCAGGACGCTCTTGATCTCGCTGGCGCGGAGCTGGGTGTCAGCCATCTTGTATGTCCTTTCCCTTCCAGCGGGCGCTGGTGGTTGCTTGCCGTGGTTCTAGTACCGCGAGGCCGGCGCGGGGCGCCGCCCTGGAAAACTTCGCTTGCGCCGGGGCGTCAGACCGCGGCGGCGTGCTGCGGCAGCTCGGCGGCCAGCATGCGGCGGCGCAGCTCCTGCGCGCGGCGCCGCACCGACCCGTCGAGCACCTGGTCGCCCACGCGCACGACCACTCCCCCCACCAGCTCCTCGTCCATCGTGAAGGTGGGCACCACGGCCACGCCCAGCTTGGCCTCGAGCGCCCGGCGGATCTCGCCCTGCAGCGCCTCGTCGGCCGGGGCGGCGAGCGTCACCGACACGCGGGTGCGGCCTTCCAGCCGGTCCACCAGGTCCGAGTACGCGTCGGCGATGTCGGGCAGCAGCGCCTGGCGGCGCTTGTCTACCACGATCTCCACGAAGCGCACGAACAGCTCGGGGGCGCGGCCCTCCAGCGCGGCCCGCAGCGCCTTGCGCTTGGCGGCGGGGGCGATGCGGGGCGTCTCCAGGAAGCCGCGCACCTCGGGCTCGGCGCGCAGCAGCGCGGCCAGCCCCGTCGCGGCCTCGAGGAAGGCGTCCACGGTGGCCCGCCCGCCGTTGCGCTCGGCCAGCGCGAGCAGCGTCCCGGCGTAGCTGCGGGCGACGATCTGCGAGCGCACGGCTCAGGCCCCCGTCGCGGCGGGAAGCCGCTCGACCTGCACCTGGCCCAGGTAGTCCAGCACCATGCGGCGGTTGTCCTCGGTGGCCAGGCTGCGGCGAACCAGCTTCTCGGCGGCGGCCATCGCCAGGTCCACGGCGTCGCGGCGCACGGCCTCGAGCGCATTCTGGCGCTCGGACTCGATGTCGCGGTGCGCGCGGGCCATCAGCTCCTCGCGGTCACGGTGCGCGGCGGCCACGATCTCCTCGCGCACGCGCTCGCCCACCGCGCGGCCCTCGGCGATCGCGTCCTGCGTGCGCTGCCGCGTCTCCTCGAGCAGGCGCTCCTGCTCCTCGCGCAGGCGGGCGGCCTCGGCGCGGTCGCGCTCGGTGGCCTCGGCCAGCTCGCGGATGTGCGCCTCGCGCGCGTCCACGGCGCCCAGGATCGCCGGGTAGGCCGTCCAGTAGAGGATGGCCAGGACGAGCACGAAGATGACGATCGTCCAGATCATCAGGCCGAAGCTCGGGTCGAGCAGGCCGCGCTCCTGCGCGTGCAGCGGGGCGGCGGAGCCGAGGACCAGGGCGGTGAGAACCGCGAGATAGCGACGCATCGGTTTCTGTCGAGTAAGAAGGTAGTCCCGGACGCGGCGGGGATGGTCCCCGCCGCGTCCGTATCGCTGTCCTAGTGCGTGACCGCTTTCAGGATGCCGCTCTGGATCAGGAACGTCACCACGATGGCGAAGAGGGCCGCGCCCTCCACGAGGGCCGCGAGGATCAGGCCGCCCGTCTGGATCTGGCCGGCGATCTCGGGCTGGCGGGCCATACCCTGCATGGCGCCCGACCCGATGAGGCCGATGCCGATGCCGGCACCGATGACGGCCAGGCCGGCGCCGAGGGCGGCGCCCATCAGGCCGTTGCTGAGGAACATGTTCGCAGTCTGCATGAAAGTCTCTCCGGACGGTGTGCGATGGTTCGTTTCGGGCACTGCTCCGGCCCCTCGTGGGACCCGGGCGCTTCCTCGGCGGCGTGCCGCCCGCGCCCTCCCCGGGAGCCCAGCCCCGGGTACTGTGCGACGGGGGCGAGCACTCCCCGCCGGCGCGGCGCTCGGGGCGGCCGCGCGTGCCCTGCCATCCATCTCAGTGGTGCGCGTGCCGCATCATCCCGATGAACACGCTGGCCAGCAGGGCGAAGATGAACGCCTGCAGGAAGCCCACGAAGATCTCCAGGAAGTTGAGCGCGATCGCCATCAGCAGCGGCGGCCCCGCCAGCCAGAGGCTCTGGAAGACGAAGATCAGCGAGATGATCGCCAGCAGCACCACGTGCCCCGCGACCATGTTCGCCATGAGGCGGATGGCCAGCGCGAAGGGCTTGGTGATCTTGCTCACCACCTCGACCGGGGTCATGATGAAGAACATGAGCACCCGCATGGGGAGCGCCAGGTCCTTGTTCCAGTAGAAGATGGTGCCCAGGTACGCGGTCCCCATCGCCATCATGCCGGTGACCTCGATGATGATGAAGGTCATGATCGCCAGCGCCGCGGTGACCGACACGTTGGCCGTGGCGGTCGACCCGCCGGGCACCAGGCCCAGCAGGTTGGCGAAGAGCACGAAGAAGAAGAGCGTGACGATGAAGGGCGCGTACTTCTCGCCGTGGTCGATGTTGCGCATCACCACGTCGTTGCGGATGAAGAGCACCAGCGCCTCGAGCGCGTTGTGCCGGCGGCCCTGCGTGCGGCCGGCCGGCGCGCGGCGCGCGGCCGCGGCGGCCATCGACACCAGCAGGATCGTGAGCAGGCCCGCGACGCCCAGGTACACCACGTGCCGTGTGGGCGTCATGTCGATGGAGCCGACCATCCAGGACCCCGGCGCCGGCAGCTCGTAGTGCCCGTGCGTGAACGGGATCTCGACCTCGCGCGAGTCGAGGATGTGCTCCATGAAGTCGACCTCGTCCTTCTTCCCGTGCTCGGCGCCCTCGGCGTGCAGCTCGCGCTCGGCTGTGGTGGCGCGGTGCTCCGCGGCGGGAGCCTCCTGCGCCTGGGCGAGCGTGGCGACGGGCGCCGGCGTCTGCGCGGCGGCCGTCTGCGGGGCGCCCGCGAGGGCGAACAGGATGGCGATGCTAGCGATCATCAGAGCTTCTTCTTGTGGTCGGCCGCCAGGAGCACCGGCTCCAGCAGCGTTGTCACGAACAGGACCGTCACCATGGAGAAGAGCGTGGGCGCCGCGGGAAGCCCCGCCGCCGGCAGCACCAGCAGCGCCGTGAGCACCACCAGCGCCAGCCGCCCCATCATCCCCACCCCGTAAACCAGCAGCCCCTTGCCGGGGAAGAGCGCCGTGAGCACGGCGAACGCCACCACCTGGAACACGCATCCCAGCGCCGCTCCCGCCATCACCCCGCCGAAGCCCGAGGGGGCCGCCATGACGCGCCCGGCGAGCACCACCACCACCGCCACCGCCACGCACCAGGCCGCGAACATCGCGTCGCGGCGGATCACTTACGCCCTCCGCCGCGGGGAGTCAGGCGGGTGTAGATGGACCAGAAGCTGGCGCCGAAGCCCAGGAACACGCCCAGCAGCAGGAGCCAGGGCGCGGTGCCCAGCCGGGCGTCCAGCCACTGGCCGCCGAAGAGGCCGGCCAGGATGCACCCCACCAGCTGGAAGCCCGCTCCCATCATCTCGCCGCCGCCCGGGCCCTGCCCCGGAGACCTGGGCGGGCGCGTGGGATCTGGTGCCATTTGCGCCTTCGCGGAACGGGTGCCGGGCTTGATGGTGCCCAATATAGGAGCTTGTGAAATTTTTCGCAAGCTCGTGCGCGGACAGTCCGGCGGGGTTGCTTGACGCTGCCGTTTTGGGGCCTCTATCTTGCGTTTTCCAGCCGCCGCCGCGCCTTCCGCAGCGGCCCGGGACCACCCGCCGCCGGGGCTCCACGCATGCGCAAGCCCGCTCTTCCCCTCCTTCTCGGAGCGTTCCTCATGGCCTCGCTCGCCGGCTGCGACCCGCCCGCTCCCGGCCCCGAGCCCGCAGGCGCGCCCGCCGCCTCGGCCCCGGGCCTGGCGACCTCCATCCAGGTGAAGACCTTCCCCGACAGCGTAAGCTTCGTGCTGAGCGCCACCAACACGGGCGCCGAGCCGGTCGCGCTCACCTTCCCCAGCGGGCAGAGCTTCGACTTCACCGTGCTGCAGGGCGAGCGCGAGGTGTGGAGCTGGGCCCGCGGGCGCATGTTCACGCAGGCGGTGCGCAGCGAGATGCTGGCGCCGGGCGAGACGCGCTCGTGGGAGGCGTCGTGGCGGCCGGAGCCGGGGCTGCGCGGCCGCCTGACGGCGCGCGGCCGGCTTACCGCCCTGGGCGTCTCGGCCGAGCGGTCTACCTACTTCGACCTTCCCTGAACGCGCCGGCCGTGAGCCGCGACCCGGCGCGCCCGCTCGTCGCCCCGTGACGCCGCCCGACGACGGGGCCGCGCCCGGCGGGCTGCGCGCTCTTCTGGGGCGCCTGGGCCGCCGCGCGACCGACGCCGTGGCGGGCGACGAGGGGCAGATCGTGGCCCCGTCCGACCGGCCGCTCGACGAGCACCGCCGCCAGATCATAGACCGGGTGCTGCACCTGGACGAGGCCCGCGCGTGGGACGTGATGACGCCGCGCGTGGACGTCTTCGCCTGGCCCGCGCGGCTCACGCTGGCCGAGATCGCGCCGCAGCTGGGCACCGTGCGCTACTCGCGCATCCCCGTGTACGGCGACACCATCGACGACGTGGTGGGCGTCCTCTACGTCCGGGACGCGTACGGCGCCCTCATCTCCGGGCAGCGCGACGTGCCGCTGGGCGAGCTGGCCCGCGAGCCCTTCCTGGTGCCCGGCAGCATCCCGCTCATGAAGCTGCTGCGCGACTTCCAGGCGCGCCGCATCCACCTGGGCGTGGTGATCGACGAGTACGGCGGCACCGACGGGCTGGTCACGCTGGAAGACATCCTCGAGGAGATGGTGGGCGAGATCGTGGACGAGACCGACGTGGAGGAGCAGCCCATCGTGCGCGTGGGGCGCAACGAGGTGGCGGTGGAGGGCTACGCGGACCTGCGCGAGATCAACCACTTCTTCAACACCAGCTTCCCGCAGCTGGAGCACCGCTCGTTCAACGGCTACGTGCTGGACGAGCTGGGCCACGTGCCCCGCGCGGGCGACGAGCTGGTGCGCGAGGGCATCCGCATCCGCATCGTGGACGCGTCGGACACGCAGGTGCTGCGCGCGCACCTCTTCCGCGACCACCCGGCGGAGGACGCTGAGTTGGGAGATGCGGATTCGGGAGATGCGAACCACGGCGGGCCGGCAGATGGAGCGACGTCCGCCGAGAACATCGGGAAGAAGCGGAGTGGCCGTGGCGCGCACTGATCCACCGACGATATCGGACGTGGTCTCCGCCGCGCGCCGGCTGCGCGGCGTCGTTCGGCGGACGCCGCTGGAGCGCTCGGCCGCGCTGTCGGAGATCGCGGGCTGCGACGTGTGGCTGAAGATGGAGGGGATGCAGCGCACCGGCTCGTTCAAGCTGCGCGGCTCGTACAACGCCGTCGCGCTTCTTTCGGCGGAAGAGAGGGCGCGGGGGCTGGTGTCGGCGTCCGCCGGAAACCACGGGATGGGGCTGGCGCTGGCGGCGTCTTCCCTCGGCGCCCGCGCCACCGTCTTCGTGCCGGAGGACGCGCCGGAGACCAAGCGGCGCCGCATCGCCCGCTGCGGGGCGGAGCTGCGCACCGTGCGCGGCGGGTACGACGACGCGCACCACGCGGCAGAGGAGCACGCGCGCTCGGCCGGCGCGACATTCGTGAACGCGTACAGCGACCCGGACGTGGTCGCCGGCCACGGCACGGTGGGACTGGAGGTGTTCGAGGAGCTGCCGTCCGTGCGCACGCTGCTCCTCCCCGTGGGCGGCGGCGGGCTGATCGGCGGCGTAGGGCTGGCCGCGCGCGCGCTCGGCCCGGGCGTGCGCGTGGTGGGCGTGCAGAGCGAGGAGACGTCGGCCATGCACGCGTCCCTCGCCGCCGGTCATCTCACGATCCCGCCCATGGGGCCCACGCTGTGCGAGGGGCTTTCGGGCGAGACGGACCAGCGCAGCCTGGACCTCGTCCGCCATGTGGTGGACGACGTCGTGCTGGTGAGCGAGGCCGCGGTGCGCCGCGCCATCCGCTGGCTGTACGTGGAAGAAGGGATCGTGGCGGAAGGATCGTCCGCGACGGTGGCGGCGGCGCTGCTGGAAGGCGTGGCCGCCAATCTCGCCGGGCCCGTGGCCGCGGTGCTCACCGGAAGCAACATCGACGCTCCGCGCCTGGCGGAGATCCTATCGGAATGACGTGATGGCGACGATACTACCGTTCGCGGGAATCCGGCCCCGCATCCACCCCACCGCCTTCATCGCCCCCACCGCCACGGTGATCGGCAACGTGACGGTGGAAGCGGAGGCGAGCGTGTGGTTCGGCGCCGTGATCCGCGGCGACGAGCCGGAGCACGAGATCCGGGTGGGCGCCCGCACCAGCATCCAGGACAACGTGGTCCTGCACGTCAGCCAGCGCGGGCCCACCATCATCGGGCCCGAGGTGACGGTGGGGCACGGCGCCATCCTGGAGAGCTGCGTGGTGGGCCGGGGCGCGCTGATCGGGATGAACGCGACCGTGCTCCAGGGCGCCGAGGTGGGCGAGCAGGCGCTGATCGCCGCTGGCGCCACGGTGGGCGACGGCGCCAGCATCCCCCCGCGCACCATGGCCGCGGGTACGCCCGCGCGGGTCAAGAAGGAGCTGGAGGGCGAGTCGCTGGGCTGGATCCTCAACAGCGCCGGCCACTACGTCGACCTGTCGCGCCAATACCTGCGCGAGGGCATCGGACGCGTGGACGGGTGGACGGACGAGGAGTGAGCGGATGCAGCTTCTGCCTGGCGGTTGAAACCGCGGCAACGACTGCGCAAAGTCCCCCTGCGGGGACTAACCCCGAGGCTCTATCCGCGCTGAGGTGCGGGCACGCAGCGAAGCCCAACCCTCTCCCGCTGGCGGGGGAGGGTGCGAGCCTAAGCGAGCGGGAGGGGGCATTTCCGAGCTCGCGACCGACAAACGATGAGCGGCGGGCAGAATGACGGCGAGAAAGATTTCCGACGAATGCGCGCGGCGCGACCTGACAAACGGCCGGGAGGGGGACGAGGGATGACCGACGGAAGCATGGGAGAGCTCCTGCGCACGCTTTGCGACCTCCCGGGGCCCACCGGCCAGGAGGAGGCGGTGACCGACTGGGTCGCGCGGGACTGGGAGGGGCGCGGGGAGATAACGCGCACCCCTGTCGGCAACCTGCTGCTGCACCTGCCCGGCCCGGGCCCCCGCGTGCTGATGGCCGCGCATGCCGACGAGCTGTCGCTGATCGTGCGCTCCATCACCCCCGAGGGCTTCCTGCACGTGCTGCCCGGCGAGCGCGACCACTTCGCGGGGCCCGCGTTCCTCGGCGCGCCGCTCCGCATCCTTGCAGACGGCGGCCCTGTCCCCGGCGTGTTCGCCACGACCACCGGGCACGCGCTCACCGCGGAGCAGAAGGAGAAGAACCGCCTGTCGTGGGACGACGTGTTCGTGGACTGCGGCATGACGGCGCCAGAGGTGGCGGCGGCCGGCATCCGCATCGGGACGCGGATGGTGTGGGACCCCGGGACCCGGAAGGTGGGGCGGCTGCTGATGGGCAAGGCGATGGACGATCGCCTGGGCGTGGCCGTGCTGGTGGAGGTCGCCCGCCGCGTGGACCCGGCGCGCCTGCGCTTCGACCTGACGCTCGCGCTCACCGTGCAGGAGGAGATCGGCATGGTGGGCGTCGCGAGTGTCGCCCGCGGCGGGCGGGAGTACGACGTGGGCTTCATCATCGACAACGGCTTGGCGGGCGACATCCCCACCGTGAGCGACTTGCACGTGCCGGTGCGGCTGGGCGGCGGCCCCGCGCTGGTGCACCGCGACACCTCCGCGCACTACTCGCGGCGCCTGGCGGAGGAGCTTCGCGCGGTGGCCGGGCGCGAGGGCATCCCCGTGCAGGACGCGGTGCTGTACCACTACTCTTCGGACGGGGCGCAGCTCATACGGCAGGGGATGGAGACGCTGCTCGTCGCTCCTCCCATCCGCTACTCGCACTCGCCCTTCGAGGCGGTGGACCCGGCCGACGTGGAAGCCACCGCGCGCCTCTTCGCCGCCTAC
It includes:
- the atpD gene encoding F0F1 ATP synthase subunit beta; translated protein: MAAIAPEKATVPAGAANVGKVVQVIGPVIDAEFETLPDIYNAVRIAYPAAEGRAAIDVTLEVQQHIGRNQVRAVAMSATDGVVRGMEVVDSGSSITVPVGANALGRILNVLGEPVDERGAMPAGALRWAIHREAPKFVDLESKAEILETGIKVVDLLTPYVKGGKIGLFGGAGVGKTVVIQELIHNIAMGHGGRSVFAGVGERTREGTDLWLEFIESKLINEENLAESSVALVYGQMNEPPGARLRVALTGLTVAEYFRDVENQDVLFFVDNIFRFTQAGSEVSALLGRMPSAVGYQPTLATEMGQLQERITSTRNGSITSVQAIYVPADDLTDPAPATAFAHLDATTVLSRAISELGIYPAVDPLDSTSRIMDPQYVGQRHYDVATSVQRILQRYKELQDIIAILGMDELTEEDKVIVGRARRIQRFLSQPFFVAEQFTGTPGEYVKLEDTIASFERVVAGEFDNLPEQAFYMVGGIEGAVAKAAKLEAGA
- the atpG gene encoding ATP synthase F1 subunit gamma, which produces MAKARELKGRIRSVQNTRKITRTMEMVATSKLKRAQDRVEAARPYAEKLTEVIRRILTPELAARYPLLRQPETVGRAAVVLLTANRGLAGAFNTNLIKEARGLLRDLRASGAHTELHVAGKKGVSFFRFLGEPMRTQITDIGDRPGAADAERIVGTLMDEFARGELDAVHLVYAKFNSALSTPPTTLQLLPVQTPEGAEKGPAVDYVLEPGADEILGAILPLYVRNSVYRALVESAAGFQGSQRTAMKNATDNAGDMLEALTRTYNRVRQAAITQEIAEIVGGAAALD
- the atpA gene encoding F0F1 ATP synthase subunit alpha; amino-acid sequence: MADTQLRASEIKSVLLGEIEHYREDLRGEQIGEILEVKDGIARIYGLMGTMASEMLEITARHTGAVVTALALNLEEDNIGAVILGDWTGIQEGDQVRRTTRVLDIPVGPEFLGRVVNPLGEPVDGKGPIHPAGRRQVDIVAPGIVLRQPVKEPMQTGIKAIDALIPIGRGQRELIIGDRGTGKTAIAVDAIINQKGNDVVCVYVAIGQKNSTIAGVVQRLTDAGAMGYTIIVAASASDSAAIQYIAPYSGTALAEYFMYTKDEAGKGKATLCVYDDLSKQAVAYRQMSLVLRRPPGREAYPGDVFYLHSRLLERAAKLSDEMGGGSLTALPIIETQAGDVSAYIPTNVISITDGQIFLESNLFYSGVRPAVNVGISVSRVGGAAQVKAMKKVAGKLKGELAQYRELEAFAAFGSELDAVTQRQLARGARSVEVLKQPQYSPMPVEHQVAIIYALTNGYLDEVDVAQIRVWERDFHVYLRAQHPQVLAAIRDAKDLSADTEKALVEAIKHYAQLFADPHSPVGTDTYANSAILNETDADRHMSDEQLQLAQRPEANAAGARQSY
- the atpH gene encoding ATP synthase F1 subunit delta translates to MRSQIVARSYAGTLLALAERNGGRATVDAFLEAATGLAALLRAEPEVRGFLETPRIAPAAKRKALRAALEGRAPELFVRFVEIVVDKRRQALLPDIADAYSDLVDRLEGRTRVSVTLAAPADEALQGEIRRALEAKLGVAVVPTFTMDEELVGGVVVRVGDQVLDGSVRRRAQELRRRMLAAELPQHAAAV
- the atpF gene encoding F0F1 ATP synthase subunit B, translating into MRRYLAVLTALVLGSAAPLHAQERGLLDPSFGLMIWTIVIFVLVLAILYWTAYPAILGAVDAREAHIRELAEATERDRAEAARLREEQERLLEETRQRTQDAIAEGRAVGERVREEIVAAAHRDREELMARAHRDIESERQNALEAVRRDAVDLAMAAAEKLVRRSLATEDNRRMVLDYLGQVQVERLPAATGA
- a CDS encoding ATP synthase F0 subunit C; translated protein: MQTANMFLSNGLMGAALGAGLAVIGAGIGIGLIGSGAMQGMARQPEIAGQIQTGGLILAALVEGAALFAIVVTFLIQSGILKAVTH
- the atpB gene encoding F0F1 ATP synthase subunit A — its product is MIASIAILFALAGAPQTAAAQTPAPVATLAQAQEAPAAEHRATTAERELHAEGAEHGKKDEVDFMEHILDSREVEIPFTHGHYELPAPGSWMVGSIDMTPTRHVVYLGVAGLLTILLVSMAAAAARRAPAGRTQGRRHNALEALVLFIRNDVVMRNIDHGEKYAPFIVTLFFFVLFANLLGLVPGGSTATANVSVTAALAIMTFIIIEVTGMMAMGTAYLGTIFYWNKDLALPMRVLMFFIMTPVEVVSKITKPFALAIRLMANMVAGHVVLLAIISLIFVFQSLWLAGPPLLMAIALNFLEIFVGFLQAFIFALLASVFIGMMRHAHH
- a CDS encoding AtpZ/AtpI family protein, which translates into the protein MAPDPTRPPRSPGQGPGGGEMMGAGFQLVGCILAGLFGGQWLDARLGTAPWLLLLGVFLGFGASFWSIYTRLTPRGGGRK
- a CDS encoding BsuPI-related putative proteinase inhibitor: MASLAGCDPPAPGPEPAGAPAASAPGLATSIQVKTFPDSVSFVLSATNTGAEPVALTFPSGQSFDFTVLQGEREVWSWARGRMFTQAVRSEMLAPGETRSWEASWRPEPGLRGRLTARGRLTALGVSAERSTYFDLP
- a CDS encoding hemolysin family protein translates to MTPPDDGAAPGGLRALLGRLGRRATDAVAGDEGQIVAPSDRPLDEHRRQIIDRVLHLDEARAWDVMTPRVDVFAWPARLTLAEIAPQLGTVRYSRIPVYGDTIDDVVGVLYVRDAYGALISGQRDVPLGELAREPFLVPGSIPLMKLLRDFQARRIHLGVVIDEYGGTDGLVTLEDILEEMVGEIVDETDVEEQPIVRVGRNEVAVEGYADLREINHFFNTSFPQLEHRSFNGYVLDELGHVPRAGDELVREGIRIRIVDASDTQVLRAHLFRDHPAEDAELGDADSGDANHGGPADGATSAENIGKKRSGRGAH
- a CDS encoding threonine/serine dehydratase; amino-acid sequence: MARTDPPTISDVVSAARRLRGVVRRTPLERSAALSEIAGCDVWLKMEGMQRTGSFKLRGSYNAVALLSAEERARGLVSASAGNHGMGLALAASSLGARATVFVPEDAPETKRRRIARCGAELRTVRGGYDDAHHAAEEHARSAGATFVNAYSDPDVVAGHGTVGLEVFEELPSVRTLLLPVGGGGLIGGVGLAARALGPGVRVVGVQSEETSAMHASLAAGHLTIPPMGPTLCEGLSGETDQRSLDLVRHVVDDVVLVSEAAVRRAIRWLYVEEGIVAEGSSATVAAALLEGVAANLAGPVAAVLTGSNIDAPRLAEILSE
- a CDS encoding gamma carbonic anhydrase family protein, with translation MATILPFAGIRPRIHPTAFIAPTATVIGNVTVEAEASVWFGAVIRGDEPEHEIRVGARTSIQDNVVLHVSQRGPTIIGPEVTVGHGAILESCVVGRGALIGMNATVLQGAEVGEQALIAAGATVGDGASIPPRTMAAGTPARVKKELEGESLGWILNSAGHYVDLSRQYLREGIGRVDGWTDEE